The following DNA comes from Mucilaginibacter jinjuensis.
CTGATTGTTGTGTATGTTGTATTACTTGTTCTGTTTGGTTTAAAGCTTTCTGAATTTTACTTTCTGACACGCTATGATTAATAGCATACTTCGCTGGGAAAAATGCAATGAGTATTAACATCAACAGCCCCACTCCTTTTTGCCCGTCGTTACTGCCATGGAAAAAGCTAACCAAGGTACATGTTGTGATCAGTAATAACCTGATGAGTATCGGCGGCCTGTCGTTCTCACCCGTTGGTGTATGAAATAATGCCTTTGATTTAATGATATGCTTTAAGAAAAGCATGAGCAAGGCAGCAAGCCCGAATCCAATTATAGGCGATATAATAAGCGATAAACCAATTTCTTCGGCCTGCCCCCAGTTTACACCTTTGCCACCATAATACCAGGTAAAGCCGAGCCCTGCACCTATCATAGCACCAATCATAGTGTGCGAGCTTGAGCAGGGTATGCCCAAATACCAGGTACCGATATTCCACATAATGGATGCCAGTAGTACAGATATAACCATGCAGGCGCCAACTTGTACAGGCAAACGCATTAACTCATTTAATGGCACCAGTTTAAGTATACCCATGGCAACTGTTACTCCACCTAAAAACACCCCCATAAAGTTCCAGAAGCCCGACCAGGGTATGGCTATAACTGGCTTTAAGGCCTTAGTATATATTACGGTAGCCACAGCATTAGCTGTATCGTGAAAGCCATTCACAAACTCGAAGCAAACAACGGCCAAAAAGCAAATAAAAAATACTAACAGCATTGAGCCAACCAGATTAACCTCACCAATAAAAGGAAGCGTAGTTATATTTAATAAA
Coding sequences within:
- a CDS encoding inorganic phosphate transporter, whose product is MPLLLNITTLPFIGEVNLVGSMLLVFFICFLAVVCFEFVNGFHDTANAVATVIYTKALKPVIAIPWSGFWNFMGVFLGGVTVAMGILKLVPLNELMRLPVQVGACMVISVLLASIMWNIGTWYLGIPCSSSHTMIGAMIGAGLGFTWYYGGKGVNWGQAEEIGLSLIISPIIGFGLAALLMLFLKHIIKSKALFHTPTGENDRPPILIRLLLITTCTLVSFFHGSNDGQKGVGLLMLILIAFFPAKYAINHSVSESKIQKALNQTEQVIQHTQQSGNGIFLKLDSAVKVCKTDLAAENKTTDKNAAFKFRLSLQKVITNIKKITEDDKIKLAGNDKHTLISASEDLTHVTDFAPIWVIATISVSLGLGTMIGWKRIVVTIGEKIGNEHLNYAQGATAEIVAASTIGLSTSFGLPVSTTHVLSSGIAGAMVASGGKNNLNNKTLKNIAIAWVLTLPVAIVLAFILFMVFHLFI